A genome region from Neptunomonas japonica JAMM 1380 includes the following:
- the yrfG gene encoding GMP/IMP nucleotidase, translating into MIVPATLDWSSIDTVLLDMDGTLLDLHFDSFFWLEHLPVRYADIHKMDTKEAREWLHERIMKEYGTLNWYCLDYWSQELNVDIVALKKEVADRIAFRPHVQDFLKQVKAAGMRSVIVTNAHRGSLSLKLERTDLAERVDSIVCSHDFGLPKEDLVFWTKLQEVEPFNPQRTLLIDDSLSVLASAKKYGIRYLLAISQPDSQSPLRDIDEFDALEHFSELKPEGEK; encoded by the coding sequence GTGATTGTACCTGCTACGCTTGATTGGTCCAGTATTGATACTGTTTTGTTAGATATGGACGGAACTCTGCTGGACTTACACTTTGACTCTTTCTTCTGGTTAGAGCATTTGCCGGTACGCTACGCGGATATCCATAAAATGGATACGAAGGAGGCGAGAGAGTGGTTACACGAGCGCATCATGAAGGAATATGGAACGCTGAACTGGTATTGCTTGGATTACTGGTCGCAAGAGTTAAACGTCGATATCGTTGCTCTAAAAAAAGAAGTGGCGGATCGCATCGCTTTTAGGCCGCATGTACAGGACTTTCTTAAACAAGTGAAAGCAGCGGGCATGCGTTCAGTGATAGTGACTAATGCGCATCGTGGTAGCCTTTCATTAAAACTAGAAAGGACTGATTTAGCCGAGCGTGTTGATTCAATTGTTTGCTCGCATGATTTTGGTCTACCTAAAGAAGATCTGGTTTTTTGGACAAAACTGCAGGAAGTAGAACCTTTTAACCCTCAGCGGACTCTGTTGATAGATGATAGCTTGTCTGTTTTAGCATCAGCGAAAAAGTATGGTATCCGTTATTTATTAGCTATATCACAACCTGATAGCCAAAGCCCACTACGTGATATCGATGAGTTTGATGCGCTAGAGCACTTCAGTGAGCTTAAACCTGAAGGAGAAAAGTGA
- the nudE gene encoding ADP compounds hydrolase NudE, translating to MPVKPEILKVTPTARSRLFQVEELELRFSNGVERTYERLASRGNGAVMIIAIDAEDNVILIREYAGGIEDYTLTLPKGLIDPGETAEIAADRELKEEAGFGANKLDFLKEMTSAPNYMGHRISAIIARDLYPCKLEGDEPEPMEVVHWPLSNIEELIALPEFTEGRAIAALYMTRHFLSTESK from the coding sequence ATGCCCGTGAAACCCGAGATTTTGAAGGTCACACCTACCGCCCGCAGTCGTCTATTTCAAGTAGAGGAATTAGAATTACGCTTTAGCAATGGCGTAGAAAGGACTTATGAACGCTTAGCATCACGCGGTAACGGCGCTGTTATGATTATTGCCATCGATGCAGAAGATAATGTCATTCTGATTCGAGAATATGCCGGCGGTATTGAAGATTATACGCTAACACTCCCCAAAGGCTTGATCGACCCTGGCGAGACAGCAGAAATTGCTGCCGATAGAGAGCTCAAGGAAGAGGCGGGCTTTGGTGCAAACAAGCTCGATTTTTTAAAAGAGATGACATCCGCACCCAATTATATGGGGCACCGTATTTCAGCGATTATTGCTCGAGACCTCTACCCTTGTAAGCTTGAGGGAGATGAACCAGAACCAATGGAAGTGGTTCATTGGCCGCTATCAAATATAGAAGAGCTCATAGCTCTACCCGAGTTCACAGAAGGACGAGCCATTGCAGCCTTGTATATGACTCGCCACTTTCTATCGACTGAAAGCAAGTAG
- a CDS encoding superoxide dismutase produces the protein MSFELPALPFAKDALEPHISAETLDFHHGKHHNTYVTKLNGLVPGTEFEGKTLEEIILSAPAGGVFNNAAQIWNHTFYWNSLSPNGGGEPTGPVADAIIAKWGSFAAFQEEFNDKAVNNFGSSWTWLVKNDDFSLEIINTSNAGTPMTNRQRAILTCDLWEHAYYIDYRNVRPDYLKGYWSLVNWDFANQNFGA, from the coding sequence ATGAGCTTTGAACTACCTGCACTGCCGTTTGCAAAAGATGCACTAGAACCACACATCTCTGCTGAAACGCTTGATTTCCACCACGGCAAGCACCACAACACATACGTAACTAAACTAAATGGTTTGGTTCCTGGTACTGAATTTGAAGGAAAAACTCTGGAAGAGATTATCCTTTCAGCTCCAGCTGGCGGTGTTTTCAATAACGCTGCTCAAATCTGGAACCACACGTTCTACTGGAACAGCCTATCTCCAAATGGTGGTGGCGAGCCTACAGGCCCAGTTGCTGATGCAATTATCGCTAAATGGGGCTCTTTCGCAGCATTCCAAGAAGAGTTTAACGATAAAGCCGTTAACAACTTCGGTTCTAGCTGGACTTGGTTAGTTAAAAACGATGACTTCTCTCTAGAAATTATCAACACAAGCAATGCGGGTACGCCAATGACTAACCGTCAGCGCGCTATCTTGACTTGTGACCTGTGGGAACACGCTTACTACATCGATTACCGTAACGTACGCCCTGATTACCTGAAAGGCTACTGGTCTCTAGTAAATTGGGACTTCGCTAACCAGAACTTTGGTGCGTAA
- a CDS encoding isochorismatase, with amino-acid sequence MSVKSILEACEEGILLWQQAFNKQDAAGCAAQYMLGAVMDARPFGTFTGRDEIQAFWQNIMDQGFANVEYFDVKWESAGSEGYILSSSWTMNKAFGVVHREHWIIDTDGKARLSRDDFEVQGER; translated from the coding sequence ATGTCAGTTAAAAGTATCTTAGAAGCTTGTGAAGAAGGTATTTTGCTTTGGCAGCAAGCATTTAATAAGCAAGATGCAGCAGGCTGCGCTGCACAATATATGCTAGGTGCTGTGATGGACGCGCGCCCGTTTGGAACATTTACGGGGCGGGATGAGATACAGGCTTTTTGGCAAAACATTATGGATCAGGGTTTTGCCAATGTTGAGTATTTCGATGTTAAGTGGGAATCGGCAGGGAGCGAGGGGTATATACTGAGTTCTAGCTGGACAATGAATAAGGCCTTTGGCGTGGTTCATCGTGAACACTGGATTATTGATACTGATGGCAAAGCACGTTTGAGTCGTGATGATTTTGAAGTGCAGGGCGAGCGGTAA
- a CDS encoding LysR family transcriptional regulator encodes MNQLRYMSVFARIVEEGSITAAADSLQLSKSVVSQHLKTLEDELGISLLKRTTRRQTLTSAGDSFYQQCKALNDIAQIAWQQAKDTLETPQGAIRITAPDALMSTLIAPAISKIIKKYPLLEPELISSDQHLDLAADNIDLAIRVGPSAISSIKQRRIGYFRDVLCATPDLIVKGIDQQSTYIANTWQGEQICHTFTHKDTGLPFTFSTQARCKANSSNTCLALISEGAGVGVIPDFLLKQTKTSVDEVFPSFQLMENSVYALHPYKSIIPRNVTECLAAIEEQLSAEM; translated from the coding sequence ATGAACCAGTTACGCTATATGTCTGTCTTTGCACGTATTGTGGAAGAAGGCTCAATTACCGCGGCCGCAGATTCTCTGCAGCTTTCTAAGTCCGTGGTCAGTCAACACCTTAAAACACTTGAAGACGAACTAGGTATTTCACTTTTAAAACGCACAACACGAAGACAAACGCTGACTAGTGCAGGAGACAGTTTTTATCAACAATGCAAAGCACTTAACGACATAGCACAAATAGCTTGGCAGCAAGCCAAAGACACATTAGAAACGCCGCAAGGCGCCATCAGAATCACCGCACCCGACGCTCTCATGAGCACGCTCATCGCACCGGCTATCAGCAAGATCATCAAAAAATATCCTTTATTAGAACCAGAGCTTATTAGTAGCGATCAACATTTAGACTTAGCCGCTGATAATATTGATTTGGCAATTCGCGTTGGTCCTTCTGCTATCAGCTCAATAAAGCAAAGACGTATAGGTTATTTTCGAGATGTTTTATGTGCCACTCCTGATTTAATAGTCAAAGGGATTGATCAACAATCCACTTACATTGCAAACACCTGGCAAGGTGAGCAGATATGCCATACTTTTACACATAAGGACACAGGCCTACCCTTTACATTTTCTACGCAGGCTCGCTGCAAAGCTAACTCATCTAATACTTGTTTAGCCCTCATTAGTGAAGGCGCGGGGGTCGGAGTAATACCTGATTTTTTACTCAAGCAAACAAAAACATCTGTTGATGAGGTTTTTCCAAGCTTTCAACTAATGGAGAACTCAGTGTACGCCTTGCACCCATACAAGAGCATAATACCGCGCAATGTAACCGAGTGTTTAGCCGCTATTGAAGAACAACTATCAGCAGAAATGTAG